In Perca fluviatilis chromosome 14, GENO_Pfluv_1.0, whole genome shotgun sequence, a genomic segment contains:
- the phka1a gene encoding phosphorylase b kinase regulatory subunit alpha, skeletal muscle isoform isoform X7: MRSRSNSGVKLDNYARIVQQTILRHQDPVTGLLPGSAEQSHSWVRDNVYCVLSVWALSLAYRKNADRDEDKAKAYELEQSVVKLMRGILQCIMRQLDKVEKFKYSRSTSDSLHAKYNTKTCAPVVGDDQWGHLQVDATSLFLLFLAQMTASGLHIVYTQDEVDVVQNLMFYIEAAYKVADYGMWERGDKTNQGITEINASSIGMAKAALEALDELNLFGAKGGPGSVVHALADDIQHCQSILTSMLPRASISKEVDAGVLAIISYPAFAVDDISIVNMTKEEIISKLQGRYGCCRFLRDGHKTPKEDPNRLYYESAELKLFENIECEWPLFWTYLILDGIFINSPEQVQEYQEALEGILIKQKDGIRLLPELYSVPPDKVEEEYLNPHSVERVPMGKCPLKWGQSLYILGNLLAEGFLAPGEIDPLNRRFSTVPKPDVVVQVSVLAETEEIKALLLKNGIDVETVADIHPIHVQPSSVLSHIYARLGRNPRLGLSGRPYRRIGVLGTSKFYTIRNTLFSFTPQFIDHQQFYLALDNKMIVEMLRTEISYLASRWRMTGRPTVTFPISQTMLTDEHTNLDPVVLATLKKLQDGYFGGARIQTGKLSEFLTTSCFAHLSFLDGKGSGSMSHRREEYDDDDESDGDGYVHELRNDDEADDLAQYLDHLLAHAAPKKPKRQVGALGKFKALATKTKDMVSLMNKAQDLDIQNVNMYLPNKLFHSPQPSLNLNLPDPSALQGTQASEATASAKGVIPTDGSGNVDHNALVQLLKDTQSLQDQGDILYILFKDKGMDWDTHLHGKGSTVRSLLSDLYEKAGEVKQWGLIRMISGMLKKKVEELDSACSDLLAHQKHLTVGLPPEPREKTITAPIPPDQLAALIDEASDNNISVAILTQEIMVYLAMSIRTQPSLFSEMFRLRIGLIIQVMATELAQSLNCSGEEATESLMSLGPSELKNLLHHILSGKEFGVQCSVRELDAGVSPAISIHQLGNAGATKSERAGISKLKSDMRMEPRLSLTDPAAEMDRRVSLADSVKGMRSQSLDIESFESGRYKMQSIESLDIPECLPVAKDSRHGQWLRRRRLDGALNRVPVGFYQKVWKILQKCHGLSIEGFVLPSSTTREMTPGEIKFSVHVETVLNRVPQPEYRQLLVEAILVLTMLADVEIPSIGSIIHVEKIVHMANDMFYKDQRDLGAEEHFLERDPSTGVCRLLYDSAPSGRFGSMTYLTKAVAAYVQDFLPSEACAVQ, from the exons CTGGATAAGGTGGAGAAGTTTAAATACAGCAGAAGTACCTCAGACTCACTCCATGCCAAGTACAACACCAAGACCTGTGCTCCGGTTGTCGGGGACGACCAGTGGGGTCACCTGCAGGTCGACGCCACCTCACTCTTCCTGCTCTTCCTCGCTCAGATGACCGCATCCG GTCTCCATATTGTCTACACCCAAGATGAAGTGGACGTAGTTCAGAATCTCATGTTCTACATTGAGGCGGCTTACAAAGTGGCT GATTATGGGATGTGGGAAAGAGGAGACAAAACCAACCAGGGCATCACTGAGATTAACGCCAGCTCTATAGGCATGGCCAAG GCAGCTCTGGAGGCTTTGGACGAGCTCAACCTGTTCGGAGCAAAAGGTGGACCTGGATCTGTCGTCCACGCTTTGGCTGACGACATACAGCACtgccag TCCATCCTGACGTCGATGTTACCCAGAGCGTCCATCTCTAAAGAGGTGGACGCCGGAGTGCTGGCGATCATCTCGTACCCCGCCTTCGCTGTGGATGACATCAGCATCGTCAACATGACCAAGGAGGAGATCATCTCTAAACTGCAG GGTCGATACGGCTGCTGCAGGTTTCTCCGAGACGGACACAAAACGCCTAAAGAG GATCCAAACCGTCTGTATTACGAGTCTGCAGAACTGAAGCTGTTTGAAAACATTGAGTGTGAGTGGCCGCTGTTCTGGACTTACCTCATACTGGATGGCATCTTTATCAACAGCCCTGAGCag GTGCAGGAGTACCAGGAGGCTCTGGAGGGCATCCTGATCAAACAGAAAGACGGGATACGACTGCTGCCAGAGCTCTACAGTGTCCCCCCAGATAAG gtggaggaggagtaTTTGAACCCTCACTCTGTGGAGAGGGTGCCGATGGGCAAATGTCCTCTGAAATGGGGACAGTCTCTGTACATCCTTGGAAACCTTCTGGCCGAG GGATTTCTTGCCCCCGGAGAGATCGACCCTCTTAACCGACGTTTTTCCACCGTCCCAAAGCCGGATGTGGTCGTACAGG TGTCAGTTCTGGCAGAGACTGAGGAGATTAAAGCGCTGCTGCTGAAGAACGGTATAGACGTGGAAACTGTCGCTGACATCCATCCCATCCACGTGCAGCCCTCCAGCGTCCTCAGCCACATCTACGCCAGACTCG GTCGTAACCCGAGGCTGGGTCTGTCGGGACGGCCCTACAGGAGAATAGGGGTGCTGGGAACCTCCAAGTTCTACACCATCAGAAACACCCTCTTCTCATTCACACCTCAG TTCATCGACCACCAGCAGTTCTACTTGGCGTTGGACAACAAAATGATTGTGGAGATGTTGAGGACGGAAATCTCCTACCTCGCATCCAGATGGAGGATGACCGGACGACCCACCGTCACTTTTCCCATTTCACAGACTATGCTGA ctgaTGAGCACACAAACTTGGACCCAGTAGTGTTGGCCACACTGAAGAAGCTACAGGATGGATATTTTGGAGGAGCAAG GATCCAGACGGGAAAGCTGTCGGAGTTCTTGACCACTTCTTGTTTCGCTCACCTGAGCTTCCTGGACGGTAAGGGTTCTGGCAGCATGAGCCACCGCCGCGAAgagtatgatgatgatgatgagagtGACGGCGATGGATACGTGCATGAGTTACGTAATGATGATg AGGCTGACGACCTAGCCCAGTACCTGGACCACCTGCTGGCCCACGCTGCCCCGAAGAAGCCCAAACGGCAGGTGGGAGCTCTGGGGAAGTTCAAGGCTTTGGCCACCAAAACCAAGGACATGGTGTCTCTGATGAACAAGGCTCAGGACCTCGACATACAAA atGTCAACATGTATCTGCCGAACAAGCTGTTTCACTCTCCTCAGCCTTCCCTGAACCTGAACCTCCCAGACCCCTCTGCACTGCAAGGAACCCAG GCTTCGGAGGCGACCGCCTCGGCGAAGGGCGTTATCCCCACAGATGGCAGCGGAAACGTCGACCACAACGCTTTGGTCCAGCTGCTGAAAGACACCCAGAGTCTCCAGGACCAGGGTGATATACTCTACATCCTCTTCAAAGACAA GGGCATGGACTGGGACACTCATCTGCACGGGAAAGGCTCCACGGTGAGATCTCTGCTCTCTGACCTGTATGAGAAGGCAGGTGAAGTCAAACAATGGGGCCTTATCAGGATGATCTCTGGCATGCTGAAGAAGAAGGTGGAGGAGCTCGACTCG GCCTGCTCTGACTTGCTGGCGCATCAGAAGCACCTGACAGTGGGTCTGCCTCCGGAGCCCAGAGAGAAAACCATCACTGCTCCCATACCTCCAGACCAGCTGGCCGCTCTCATCGACGAGGCCAGCGACAACAACATCAGCGTGGCCATTCTCACTCAG GAGATCATGGTGTACCTGGCTATGAGCATAAGGACTCAGCCCAGCCTGTTCAGCGAGATGTTCAGGCTCCGTATCGGTCTCATCATCCAGGTCATGGCCACTGAACTGGCCCAGTCGCTCAACTGCTCAG GAGAGGAGGCTACAGAGAGTCTGATGAGTCTCGGCCCATCAGAGCTGAAGAATCTCCTCCACCACATCCTCAGTGGGAAAGAGTTTGGAGTGCAGTGCAGCG TGAGAGAGCTGGATGCCGGCGTCAGTCCTGCCATCTCCATCCATCAACTGGGCAACGCGGGCGCCACCAAGAGCGAGAGAGCCGGCATCAGCAAACTGAAGAGCGACATGAGGATG GAACCCCGGTTGTCTTTGACAGATCCGGCTGCGGAG ATGGACCGAAGGGTGTCTTTGGCTGACTCAGTtaag GGCATGCGATCTCAGTCTCTGGACATAGAAAGCTTTGAATCTGGG AGGTACAAGATGCAGTCCATAGAATCTCTGGACATACCCGAATGCTTGCCGGTTGCCAAGGATTCCAGACACGGCCAATGGCTGCGCAGGAGGCGTCTGGACGGAGCCTTGAACCGAGTCCCTGTGGGCTTCTACCAGAAAGTCTGGAAGATCCTGCAGAAG TGCCACGGTTTGTCCATAGAAGGGTTTGTCCTCCCTTCTTCAACCACCAGAGAG ATGACACCAGGAGAGATCAAATTCTCCGTCCACGTGGAGACTGTTTTGAACCGCGTCCCTCAGCCTGAGTACCGCCAGCTGCTGGTGGAGGCCATCCTGGTGCTCACCATGCTGGCCGACGTGGAGATCCCGAGCATCGGCTCCATCATCCACGTGGAGAAGATCGTCCACATGGCCAACGACATGTTCTACAAGGATCAG AGAGACCTGGGAGCAGAGGAGCACTTCCTGGAGCGGGACCCGTCCACCGGAGTGTGCAGGCTGCTGTACGACAGCGCCCCGAGTGGCCGCTTTGGGAGCATGACCTACCTCACCAAGGCCGTGGCGGCGTACGTGCAGGACTTCCTGCCCAGCGAGGCGTGTGCGGTGCAGTGA
- the phka1a gene encoding phosphorylase b kinase regulatory subunit alpha, skeletal muscle isoform isoform X6 — MRSRSNSGVKLDNYARIVQQTILRHQDPVTGLLPGSAEQSHSWVRDNVYCVLSVWALSLAYRKNADRDEDKAKAYELEQSVVKLMRGILQCIMRQLDKVEKFKYSRSTSDSLHAKYNTKTCAPVVGDDQWGHLQVDATSLFLLFLAQMTASGLHIVYTQDEVDVVQNLMFYIEAAYKVADYGMWERGDKTNQGITEINASSIGMAKAALEALDELNLFGAKGGPGSVVHALADDIQHCQSILTSMLPRASISKEVDAGVLAIISYPAFAVDDISIVNMTKEEIISKLQGRYGCCRFLRDGHKTPKEDPNRLYYESAELKLFENIECEWPLFWTYLILDGIFINSPEQVQEYQEALEGILIKQKDGIRLLPELYSVPPDKVEEEYLNPHSVERVPMGKCPLKWGQSLYILGNLLAEGFLAPGEIDPLNRRFSTVPKPDVVVQVSVLAETEEIKALLLKNGIDVETVADIHPIHVQPSSVLSHIYARLGRNPRLGLSGRPYRRIGVLGTSKFYTIRNTLFSFTPQFIDHQQFYLALDNKMIVEMLRTEISYLASRWRMTGRPTVTFPISQTMLTDEHTNLDPVVLATLKKLQDGYFGGARIQTGKLSEFLTTSCFAHLSFLDGKGSGSMSHRREEYDDDDESDGDGYVHELRNDDEADDLAQYLDHLLAHAAPKKPKRQVGALGKFKALATKTKDMVSLMNKAQDLDIQNVNMYLPNKLFHSPQPSLNLNLPDPSALQGTQASEATASAKGVIPTDGSGNVDHNALVQLLKDTQSLQDQGDILYILFKDKGMDWDTHLHGKGSTVRSLLSDLYEKAGEVKQWGLIRMISGMLKKKVEELDSACSDLLAHQKHLTVGLPPEPREKTITAPIPPDQLAALIDEASDNNISVAILTQEIMVYLAMSIRTQPSLFSEMFRLRIGLIIQVMATELAQSLNCSGEEATESLMSLGPSELKNLLHHILSGKEFGVQCSVRELDAGVSPAISIHQLGNAGATKSERAGISKLKSDMRMEPRLSLTDPAAEMDRRVSLADSVKLDQSLTSLRKGMRSQSLDIESFESGRYKMQSIESLDIPECLPVAKDSRHGQWLRRRRLDGALNRVPVGFYQKVWKILQKCHGLSIEGFVLPSSTTREMTPGEIKFSVHVETVLNRVPQPEYRQLLVEAILVLTMLADVEIPSIGSIIHVEKIVHMANDMFYKDQRDLGAEEHFLERDPSTGVCRLLYDSAPSGRFGSMTYLTKAVAAYVQDFLPSEACAVQ, encoded by the exons CTGGATAAGGTGGAGAAGTTTAAATACAGCAGAAGTACCTCAGACTCACTCCATGCCAAGTACAACACCAAGACCTGTGCTCCGGTTGTCGGGGACGACCAGTGGGGTCACCTGCAGGTCGACGCCACCTCACTCTTCCTGCTCTTCCTCGCTCAGATGACCGCATCCG GTCTCCATATTGTCTACACCCAAGATGAAGTGGACGTAGTTCAGAATCTCATGTTCTACATTGAGGCGGCTTACAAAGTGGCT GATTATGGGATGTGGGAAAGAGGAGACAAAACCAACCAGGGCATCACTGAGATTAACGCCAGCTCTATAGGCATGGCCAAG GCAGCTCTGGAGGCTTTGGACGAGCTCAACCTGTTCGGAGCAAAAGGTGGACCTGGATCTGTCGTCCACGCTTTGGCTGACGACATACAGCACtgccag TCCATCCTGACGTCGATGTTACCCAGAGCGTCCATCTCTAAAGAGGTGGACGCCGGAGTGCTGGCGATCATCTCGTACCCCGCCTTCGCTGTGGATGACATCAGCATCGTCAACATGACCAAGGAGGAGATCATCTCTAAACTGCAG GGTCGATACGGCTGCTGCAGGTTTCTCCGAGACGGACACAAAACGCCTAAAGAG GATCCAAACCGTCTGTATTACGAGTCTGCAGAACTGAAGCTGTTTGAAAACATTGAGTGTGAGTGGCCGCTGTTCTGGACTTACCTCATACTGGATGGCATCTTTATCAACAGCCCTGAGCag GTGCAGGAGTACCAGGAGGCTCTGGAGGGCATCCTGATCAAACAGAAAGACGGGATACGACTGCTGCCAGAGCTCTACAGTGTCCCCCCAGATAAG gtggaggaggagtaTTTGAACCCTCACTCTGTGGAGAGGGTGCCGATGGGCAAATGTCCTCTGAAATGGGGACAGTCTCTGTACATCCTTGGAAACCTTCTGGCCGAG GGATTTCTTGCCCCCGGAGAGATCGACCCTCTTAACCGACGTTTTTCCACCGTCCCAAAGCCGGATGTGGTCGTACAGG TGTCAGTTCTGGCAGAGACTGAGGAGATTAAAGCGCTGCTGCTGAAGAACGGTATAGACGTGGAAACTGTCGCTGACATCCATCCCATCCACGTGCAGCCCTCCAGCGTCCTCAGCCACATCTACGCCAGACTCG GTCGTAACCCGAGGCTGGGTCTGTCGGGACGGCCCTACAGGAGAATAGGGGTGCTGGGAACCTCCAAGTTCTACACCATCAGAAACACCCTCTTCTCATTCACACCTCAG TTCATCGACCACCAGCAGTTCTACTTGGCGTTGGACAACAAAATGATTGTGGAGATGTTGAGGACGGAAATCTCCTACCTCGCATCCAGATGGAGGATGACCGGACGACCCACCGTCACTTTTCCCATTTCACAGACTATGCTGA ctgaTGAGCACACAAACTTGGACCCAGTAGTGTTGGCCACACTGAAGAAGCTACAGGATGGATATTTTGGAGGAGCAAG GATCCAGACGGGAAAGCTGTCGGAGTTCTTGACCACTTCTTGTTTCGCTCACCTGAGCTTCCTGGACGGTAAGGGTTCTGGCAGCATGAGCCACCGCCGCGAAgagtatgatgatgatgatgagagtGACGGCGATGGATACGTGCATGAGTTACGTAATGATGATg AGGCTGACGACCTAGCCCAGTACCTGGACCACCTGCTGGCCCACGCTGCCCCGAAGAAGCCCAAACGGCAGGTGGGAGCTCTGGGGAAGTTCAAGGCTTTGGCCACCAAAACCAAGGACATGGTGTCTCTGATGAACAAGGCTCAGGACCTCGACATACAAA atGTCAACATGTATCTGCCGAACAAGCTGTTTCACTCTCCTCAGCCTTCCCTGAACCTGAACCTCCCAGACCCCTCTGCACTGCAAGGAACCCAG GCTTCGGAGGCGACCGCCTCGGCGAAGGGCGTTATCCCCACAGATGGCAGCGGAAACGTCGACCACAACGCTTTGGTCCAGCTGCTGAAAGACACCCAGAGTCTCCAGGACCAGGGTGATATACTCTACATCCTCTTCAAAGACAA GGGCATGGACTGGGACACTCATCTGCACGGGAAAGGCTCCACGGTGAGATCTCTGCTCTCTGACCTGTATGAGAAGGCAGGTGAAGTCAAACAATGGGGCCTTATCAGGATGATCTCTGGCATGCTGAAGAAGAAGGTGGAGGAGCTCGACTCG GCCTGCTCTGACTTGCTGGCGCATCAGAAGCACCTGACAGTGGGTCTGCCTCCGGAGCCCAGAGAGAAAACCATCACTGCTCCCATACCTCCAGACCAGCTGGCCGCTCTCATCGACGAGGCCAGCGACAACAACATCAGCGTGGCCATTCTCACTCAG GAGATCATGGTGTACCTGGCTATGAGCATAAGGACTCAGCCCAGCCTGTTCAGCGAGATGTTCAGGCTCCGTATCGGTCTCATCATCCAGGTCATGGCCACTGAACTGGCCCAGTCGCTCAACTGCTCAG GAGAGGAGGCTACAGAGAGTCTGATGAGTCTCGGCCCATCAGAGCTGAAGAATCTCCTCCACCACATCCTCAGTGGGAAAGAGTTTGGAGTGCAGTGCAGCG TGAGAGAGCTGGATGCCGGCGTCAGTCCTGCCATCTCCATCCATCAACTGGGCAACGCGGGCGCCACCAAGAGCGAGAGAGCCGGCATCAGCAAACTGAAGAGCGACATGAGGATG GAACCCCGGTTGTCTTTGACAGATCCGGCTGCGGAG ATGGACCGAAGGGTGTCTTTGGCTGACTCAGTtaag CTGGACCAGTCACTGACCTCCCTGCGTAAG GGCATGCGATCTCAGTCTCTGGACATAGAAAGCTTTGAATCTGGG AGGTACAAGATGCAGTCCATAGAATCTCTGGACATACCCGAATGCTTGCCGGTTGCCAAGGATTCCAGACACGGCCAATGGCTGCGCAGGAGGCGTCTGGACGGAGCCTTGAACCGAGTCCCTGTGGGCTTCTACCAGAAAGTCTGGAAGATCCTGCAGAAG TGCCACGGTTTGTCCATAGAAGGGTTTGTCCTCCCTTCTTCAACCACCAGAGAG ATGACACCAGGAGAGATCAAATTCTCCGTCCACGTGGAGACTGTTTTGAACCGCGTCCCTCAGCCTGAGTACCGCCAGCTGCTGGTGGAGGCCATCCTGGTGCTCACCATGCTGGCCGACGTGGAGATCCCGAGCATCGGCTCCATCATCCACGTGGAGAAGATCGTCCACATGGCCAACGACATGTTCTACAAGGATCAG AGAGACCTGGGAGCAGAGGAGCACTTCCTGGAGCGGGACCCGTCCACCGGAGTGTGCAGGCTGCTGTACGACAGCGCCCCGAGTGGCCGCTTTGGGAGCATGACCTACCTCACCAAGGCCGTGGCGGCGTACGTGCAGGACTTCCTGCCCAGCGAGGCGTGTGCGGTGCAGTGA
- the phka1a gene encoding phosphorylase b kinase regulatory subunit alpha, skeletal muscle isoform isoform X2 yields MRSRSNSGVKLDNYARIVQQTILRHQDPVTGLLPGSAEQSHSWVRDNVYCVLSVWALSLAYRKNADRDEDKAKAYELEQSVVKLMRGILQCIMRQLDKVEKFKYSRSTSDSLHAKYNTKTCAPVVGDDQWGHLQVDATSLFLLFLAQMTASGLHIVYTQDEVDVVQNLMFYIEAAYKVADYGMWERGDKTNQGITEINASSIGMAKAALEALDELNLFGAKGGPGSVVHALADDIQHCQSILTSMLPRASISKEVDAGVLAIISYPAFAVDDISIVNMTKEEIISKLQGRYGCCRFLRDGHKTPKEDPNRLYYESAELKLFENIECEWPLFWTYLILDGIFINSPEQVQEYQEALEGILIKQKDGIRLLPELYSVPPDKVEEEYLNPHSVERVPMGKCPLKWGQSLYILGNLLAEGFLAPGEIDPLNRRFSTVPKPDVVVQVSVLAETEEIKALLLKNGIDVETVADIHPIHVQPSSVLSHIYARLGRNPRLGLSGRPYRRIGVLGTSKFYTIRNTLFSFTPQFIDHQQFYLALDNKMIVEMLRTEISYLASRWRMTGRPTVTFPISQTMLTDEHTNLDPVVLATLKKLQDGYFGGARIQTGKLSEFLTTSCFAHLSFLDGKGSGSMSHRREEYDDDDESDGDGYVHELRNDDEADDLAQYLDHLLAHAAPKKPKRQVGALGKFKALATKTKDMVSLMNKAQDLDIQNVNMYLPNKLFHSPQPSLNLNLPDPSALQGTQASEATASAKGVIPTDGSGNVDHNALVQLLKDTQSLQDQGDILYILFKDKGMDWDTHLHGKGSTVRSLLSDLYEKAGEVKQWGLIRMISGMLKKKVEELDSACSDLLAHQKHLTVGLPPEPREKTITAPIPPDQLAALIDEASDNNISVAILTQEIMVYLAMSIRTQPSLFSEMFRLRIGLIIQVMATELAQSLNCSGEEATESLMSLGPSELKNLLHHILSGKEFGVQCSVRELDAGVSPAISIHQLGNAGATKSERAGISKLKSDMRMLEHRLSLTDPSKAEHRLSLSDQFKEPRLSLTDPAAEMDRRVSLADSVKGMRSQSLDIESFESGRYKMQSIESLDIPECLPVAKDSRHGQWLRRRRLDGALNRVPVGFYQKVWKILQKCHGLSIEGFVLPSSTTREMTPGEIKFSVHVETVLNRVPQPEYRQLLVEAILVLTMLADVEIPSIGSIIHVEKIVHMANDMFYKDQRDLGAEEHFLERDPSTGVCRLLYDSAPSGRFGSMTYLTKAVAAYVQDFLPSEACAVQ; encoded by the exons CTGGATAAGGTGGAGAAGTTTAAATACAGCAGAAGTACCTCAGACTCACTCCATGCCAAGTACAACACCAAGACCTGTGCTCCGGTTGTCGGGGACGACCAGTGGGGTCACCTGCAGGTCGACGCCACCTCACTCTTCCTGCTCTTCCTCGCTCAGATGACCGCATCCG GTCTCCATATTGTCTACACCCAAGATGAAGTGGACGTAGTTCAGAATCTCATGTTCTACATTGAGGCGGCTTACAAAGTGGCT GATTATGGGATGTGGGAAAGAGGAGACAAAACCAACCAGGGCATCACTGAGATTAACGCCAGCTCTATAGGCATGGCCAAG GCAGCTCTGGAGGCTTTGGACGAGCTCAACCTGTTCGGAGCAAAAGGTGGACCTGGATCTGTCGTCCACGCTTTGGCTGACGACATACAGCACtgccag TCCATCCTGACGTCGATGTTACCCAGAGCGTCCATCTCTAAAGAGGTGGACGCCGGAGTGCTGGCGATCATCTCGTACCCCGCCTTCGCTGTGGATGACATCAGCATCGTCAACATGACCAAGGAGGAGATCATCTCTAAACTGCAG GGTCGATACGGCTGCTGCAGGTTTCTCCGAGACGGACACAAAACGCCTAAAGAG GATCCAAACCGTCTGTATTACGAGTCTGCAGAACTGAAGCTGTTTGAAAACATTGAGTGTGAGTGGCCGCTGTTCTGGACTTACCTCATACTGGATGGCATCTTTATCAACAGCCCTGAGCag GTGCAGGAGTACCAGGAGGCTCTGGAGGGCATCCTGATCAAACAGAAAGACGGGATACGACTGCTGCCAGAGCTCTACAGTGTCCCCCCAGATAAG gtggaggaggagtaTTTGAACCCTCACTCTGTGGAGAGGGTGCCGATGGGCAAATGTCCTCTGAAATGGGGACAGTCTCTGTACATCCTTGGAAACCTTCTGGCCGAG GGATTTCTTGCCCCCGGAGAGATCGACCCTCTTAACCGACGTTTTTCCACCGTCCCAAAGCCGGATGTGGTCGTACAGG TGTCAGTTCTGGCAGAGACTGAGGAGATTAAAGCGCTGCTGCTGAAGAACGGTATAGACGTGGAAACTGTCGCTGACATCCATCCCATCCACGTGCAGCCCTCCAGCGTCCTCAGCCACATCTACGCCAGACTCG GTCGTAACCCGAGGCTGGGTCTGTCGGGACGGCCCTACAGGAGAATAGGGGTGCTGGGAACCTCCAAGTTCTACACCATCAGAAACACCCTCTTCTCATTCACACCTCAG TTCATCGACCACCAGCAGTTCTACTTGGCGTTGGACAACAAAATGATTGTGGAGATGTTGAGGACGGAAATCTCCTACCTCGCATCCAGATGGAGGATGACCGGACGACCCACCGTCACTTTTCCCATTTCACAGACTATGCTGA ctgaTGAGCACACAAACTTGGACCCAGTAGTGTTGGCCACACTGAAGAAGCTACAGGATGGATATTTTGGAGGAGCAAG GATCCAGACGGGAAAGCTGTCGGAGTTCTTGACCACTTCTTGTTTCGCTCACCTGAGCTTCCTGGACGGTAAGGGTTCTGGCAGCATGAGCCACCGCCGCGAAgagtatgatgatgatgatgagagtGACGGCGATGGATACGTGCATGAGTTACGTAATGATGATg AGGCTGACGACCTAGCCCAGTACCTGGACCACCTGCTGGCCCACGCTGCCCCGAAGAAGCCCAAACGGCAGGTGGGAGCTCTGGGGAAGTTCAAGGCTTTGGCCACCAAAACCAAGGACATGGTGTCTCTGATGAACAAGGCTCAGGACCTCGACATACAAA atGTCAACATGTATCTGCCGAACAAGCTGTTTCACTCTCCTCAGCCTTCCCTGAACCTGAACCTCCCAGACCCCTCTGCACTGCAAGGAACCCAG GCTTCGGAGGCGACCGCCTCGGCGAAGGGCGTTATCCCCACAGATGGCAGCGGAAACGTCGACCACAACGCTTTGGTCCAGCTGCTGAAAGACACCCAGAGTCTCCAGGACCAGGGTGATATACTCTACATCCTCTTCAAAGACAA GGGCATGGACTGGGACACTCATCTGCACGGGAAAGGCTCCACGGTGAGATCTCTGCTCTCTGACCTGTATGAGAAGGCAGGTGAAGTCAAACAATGGGGCCTTATCAGGATGATCTCTGGCATGCTGAAGAAGAAGGTGGAGGAGCTCGACTCG GCCTGCTCTGACTTGCTGGCGCATCAGAAGCACCTGACAGTGGGTCTGCCTCCGGAGCCCAGAGAGAAAACCATCACTGCTCCCATACCTCCAGACCAGCTGGCCGCTCTCATCGACGAGGCCAGCGACAACAACATCAGCGTGGCCATTCTCACTCAG GAGATCATGGTGTACCTGGCTATGAGCATAAGGACTCAGCCCAGCCTGTTCAGCGAGATGTTCAGGCTCCGTATCGGTCTCATCATCCAGGTCATGGCCACTGAACTGGCCCAGTCGCTCAACTGCTCAG GAGAGGAGGCTACAGAGAGTCTGATGAGTCTCGGCCCATCAGAGCTGAAGAATCTCCTCCACCACATCCTCAGTGGGAAAGAGTTTGGAGTGCAGTGCAGCG TGAGAGAGCTGGATGCCGGCGTCAGTCCTGCCATCTCCATCCATCAACTGGGCAACGCGGGCGCCACCAAGAGCGAGAGAGCCGGCATCAGCAAACTGAAGAGCGACATGAGGATG CTGGAACACCGCTTGTCTTTGACGGATCCGAGTAAG GCGGAGCACAGGTTGTCCCTGTCGGATCAGTTTAAG GAACCCCGGTTGTCTTTGACAGATCCGGCTGCGGAG ATGGACCGAAGGGTGTCTTTGGCTGACTCAGTtaag GGCATGCGATCTCAGTCTCTGGACATAGAAAGCTTTGAATCTGGG AGGTACAAGATGCAGTCCATAGAATCTCTGGACATACCCGAATGCTTGCCGGTTGCCAAGGATTCCAGACACGGCCAATGGCTGCGCAGGAGGCGTCTGGACGGAGCCTTGAACCGAGTCCCTGTGGGCTTCTACCAGAAAGTCTGGAAGATCCTGCAGAAG TGCCACGGTTTGTCCATAGAAGGGTTTGTCCTCCCTTCTTCAACCACCAGAGAG ATGACACCAGGAGAGATCAAATTCTCCGTCCACGTGGAGACTGTTTTGAACCGCGTCCCTCAGCCTGAGTACCGCCAGCTGCTGGTGGAGGCCATCCTGGTGCTCACCATGCTGGCCGACGTGGAGATCCCGAGCATCGGCTCCATCATCCACGTGGAGAAGATCGTCCACATGGCCAACGACATGTTCTACAAGGATCAG AGAGACCTGGGAGCAGAGGAGCACTTCCTGGAGCGGGACCCGTCCACCGGAGTGTGCAGGCTGCTGTACGACAGCGCCCCGAGTGGCCGCTTTGGGAGCATGACCTACCTCACCAAGGCCGTGGCGGCGTACGTGCAGGACTTCCTGCCCAGCGAGGCGTGTGCGGTGCAGTGA